CGCTCCATTCACCGAAAATGACACCTGTGTTTCCGTTGATAAAAGCTTTCGCAGATTCGCCAAAATTGATTCCTTCCAGCTCACCTTTTACGTAAACCTTTACAGGTGTAGATTTCGTGCTATTTTGAATAAATGAAATAATTTCATTTGCGTCCATCATTTTCATATGTATAGTCCTCCTCCTGATTTTCTACCTCATTACTGTATCAAAGGAAAGATACAAAGACAAGAAAAAAGGGAACAGCCGCTTGAGCAGTTCCCAGTGGTAAGTCAGACAGCGATTCCGCTTTTCTTTGCGAATTGTCTTCCGAACTCCATCAATTCTTGCTCTTCTTCACCTTCTGGATTATTTTCGATTTTTACTGAAGGCAGTACAATTTCGCCTCCGCGTTCTTTTATTTTTGCTTCAAGCGTATCAACTGCTCCACAGAAAAATTCATATGCTGTATCACCGGAACCGAATACAGCGCAAGTTTTGCCGGAAAAATCAATCTCATCCATATCTTCAGCAAGGTCTAAAAATTCATCAGGCAAATCGCCGTCACCCCACGTGTAGGTTCCCATCATAATATGGTCATAATCGTTAAACAGCTGTGCATCATCTATATCCATCACTTCGTAACGGTCTGCCTCCGCTTCCGCCTCTTGAAGGCCCTTTTCAATCAAATCTGCCATTGCTTCAGTGTTGCCAGACATTGTTGCATAAACGAGTAAAATCTTCCCCAATTCTTTTTTCCTCCTCTAATGAATCATTGCTGACACATCGTACGGCTGAACAAATTTACATTCATACAAGCCTGCACAAAAGAAATTCTCTTTCTGATTGGCCACTCTCCATCCATGCCCTTTAATGGTATCGAACCATTTTAACGACCTGGCTTCGAGGTCGGCCTGGTAAATTCTCGAATAACCATTTTCGTCTTGCATTGTTGTGACATATATAATTCCATCATCCTCTGAAATATCAAGAAATGATTCTTCATTTTTCATCATGCTGGATTGTATAGTGAACTCTTCATCAGTCAAAATATTCCGTACAGTGACAGCACCGCACTTACCTTTCACAGAACCCATCGCAGCCACTAGCCAATTTTCATTGAACACGAGCATGGATGCTGTCATGCGTGTTTCTTCTTTTTTAACGATTTGGACTGTGTCATGGTTAAAGTCATAAGCCCAAATGCCTCCAAAATATTCGTGTATTTGCGTGCCGATGAAAAGGCTGCTGCCCTGCAGGCACAATGAACGGATTACAGGGGGGTTATCAAATCCCGCAAAAGGTTTCGCTACGCGCCAAGAAACACCAAAATCATCCGATACATAAATGCAATGCTTGCCATGGGCGCAGGCAAACCCGTCGTTTCGGCCAGTAATCGCCCATACTGTTGCGTTTGTCGGAAAGCTCGACATCGTCCAGGTTTTCCCTTCGTCAGACGAACGAATGACCGTTCCCTTTTCACCGACGCCAAACAAGTAAGGCCCTATGTAACTGATGCCATGAATTTTGCTTTTCAAACGGAAAAGCTTTCTCCAGCCCTGCTCCAAAGAATAATGAAAAATGCCTTCTCTTTGTACCGCCACAAAATAACCTGAAGTAGCCGATGCCGTGACAGCAGTCGCTCCTTTATGAAACATGGGTCTTTTCCTTGCTGATATAATCCGCCCATGCAAGAAAATCTCTCGCAAACGCTCGGCAGCTTTCCACATCATCATCTGTTTCAGGCGCCAGTTCGATTTTCAATGTTTCCTGGTAAACAGCAGCTCCCGCCTCTTGCAGCATGACGCTGAACAAATTGACCGCTTCACAAAACTTCGGATAAGAATAGTCGCCAGACCCAAAGCAGGCTGTTTTCAAGCCATTAAGCTGGAGCTGTTGGACCTCTTCAAAAAAATCTTCCGCTTCGTAAGGCAAATCGCCGTCGCCCCATGTATACGTGCCAATCAGCACATAATCATAGGATGTTAAGGCAGAAACATCCGCATCATCTATCTCAATCCAGTCGATATCCAACTCATAATCCTGAAGCGTTTCTTTTATAATGACGGCAATGTCTTCCGTATTTCCTGACATGCTGGCATATGTAATCAAGGCTTTAGCCATGTTATCACCTCATCAATTGATAATGATTTTCAATATCATATGTAACACTTTAAATGATAATGATTTTCATTGTCAATATATAAATAAAAAAAGACAGCACATCGCTGTCTTTTAAAATGGATTTTCCTGATCCAGCATATCCTTTATGACTTGAACAAAAGCTTGAACTTGCTTCAGCTCAAAGGCAGGTTCATAGCCTAATAGCCATGTGTCCCGTCCAATTGGATGCTCTTTTGTGTCTAACAGTGGCATTTTATTGACTTTATCTTCATTTTGAAGAGTAACTGACGGCAATATGGCATAACCGATTCCGTGTAGCGCCATCTGTTTACACGTTTCAATCTGATCAACCAATATCGTCTGTTTTGGCGACGTTTTAAATTTTTGATGCCACCAATGCTGAATTTCCTGAAAATAAGTACTGTCGCTTTTAAACTGGATAAACGGCCGTTCGGTATGGGCAATATCTTCGATGCAGGAAATTTCAGTGTCGACTAAATACAGGTGATCTGTCATCAAGTAATCTTTACGGCCCTTCCACTCAGGGTTCCCTCTTATAATACCGATATGAACCTGATCCTCATATAAGCTTTTCAGCATTTCGCTGCTCCAGCCGGTAATGAGCGAAACCTTTGCATTCGGGTACTTTTCCACATACGTCTTCAGGACTTTAGGGAGCCAATGCTGGCCGATTATTGAGGCGACAGCAAGCTTCAATGTGCCGTGAATTTCACCTTCAAGCTCATCAATATTTTCTCTAATCCTTTCCTGCTCTAACGTTGCATCATTCGCAAACTGAATGATTTTTTCACCGGCGGGGGTTACCGTTAACCCTTTTTGAGATCGCAAAAAGATTTTAGTGCCCCACGCCTTTTCAATCGTTTGTAAGCGCTGAGATAAAGCCGGCTGAGATACAAAAAGCCGCTCCGCCGCCTTTCTCATATTTAACTCCTCAGCTAAAACTACGAGCATATGAAGCTCTTGAAGCTGCATGTCGTCCTCCTTTTTTATAATCAATAAGTTTTTCTTATCTCCCATTCTAATAAACTCTTCGTTTCTGATTCAAGTCCTTTTCTGGTTTAAATTATGTATGCGCTTTCTTTGTTGCTCTGCCAATATAACGTAAATAGGCCGTGAAGCCTACTTATTCAATGAGCGTATGTGCTTGTTTAACTCCTTTAATACCACTCTTCTCGTAAAAATCCCTTCAAACACCTGTTCATCGTTTTCCACACAGACAAATCCGTTATTAATGACCATGCTAAATCCCTTCATAATCGGATCATTTATATGGAGACGCGGAATATCTGTCAGCATGACTTCCTCAACTGTAATTTGGTCAAGCTTTTCAAACTCAATTCGCTCAAGCCCAAAAATGCTGTTCATAATCATATTTGTGCCGATTAAACCATGTAAACGATAGGAAGCATCAAGAACCGGGATAGCTGTGTATCCGGTTTTTGTCAGCACTAATAATGCGTGCTCAAGGTTATTGCCGACTTGAACGTGCGCTACTTTGTCCGCCTCAATCATGAATTGTCCGACTGTTGCCTCAAGAAGCTGGTCTGATTGTAAGCTTATCATGTTTTCGACCCCTTTTCATTTTCATCAACCATACATTCCCTATATTACAATAATATAAACTTTATCAGTATTTGTCGAAAAGTTTCCTCCAATAAAAAAGATACTCTTTTTACGAGTATCAATTATAGGGCATTACATTAATTTTCAAATCGAAATCGGTCGTATAGTGTTACAAGTTTTTTGTAGGTGGTTCCATCAACGTTTTTGGTTCCTGTCTCTATATCGTTGATTTCACTGCTCAAAAGCTCGATAGCATACTCATGGTTGATCAGGATATTCAGCAGAAGTTTTTGTTCTTCTTCTGTAAATCGTTCACCGATAAGACTCATTCGCAATCAGGCCCCCTGTTTTATACTGAATACCTCTGAAAGCAAGTCAACTTACTTTCAGCTCTACCGCTAGAATAAGTAATCAGAAAACAAACGTCAACCGCATAATTCGACATTTCCCTTGGCTTTTCAGCCGGAATTATTTTGTAAAACGATTTGCATAGCTGAAGGCAGTGTATGAATCCGGTTTTATTTTCGCCTCTATCCCCATGGAAGTAATACGGCCTGTCATTTCTTGAATCAGTTCTTTTGTAAGCCCTTTTTTTCCAATATCCAAGTGAACCTCAAAGGTCAGATCCGCTCCCTCACCGGTAAAGGGCAGGAGCAGATCTGTGATATCCATTAAGTGTCCATCCAGAATATAAGCGGCTATTTCCTGGCTGTACGCCGTTTCTAACGAAATCTTCTCCCGAAGGCTATGTATGGGTCTGTCGACTGTATGATTTTTCAAACAGCCCCAAGCTCCCTTGCCTGTACGATGCAAATGCAATGCGGTAATAAACTTGGTGTAATCGCGGTGGACCTGTGAATCGGTTCCGATAGATAACACATAGAAGGAACGGGGGTCCTTTCGAACAAAGGCTTTAAGCCGTTCCATCACATCTTGAAAGGTCATCTGTGCTTCTGAGAGATTATAAAACAGAAAAGAATCAGCCATGCCGACACTCCTTTTCAAGGATTTACAACCATGAAACAAGTATGTTCCTTATCGTTTATTACGATTACTTTTTACAGAAGCGGGAGCTTGTTCCCCTTATTTCAGGAACCTTACTGAAGAAGTTCAAAGATTTCGATGGAAACCATGTCGATATTATCAAACGGATATGTGTTAGGTTTTTCACCTTTTTGGAAAACTGTCAGCTCAAACGTTTGATTTTTTTCGAAATATTTTACACTGCATATTTTCTCACCATTTACTTCGAAATAACGCTGCATTGGCTCGTTAGCCGCTTCCGCTGTTTCTTGCAGACTTTGCAGCCGTGTGATGATACCCATTAATTGTGACATTCTAAAAAAAGACTCCTTTCAAAAAGCAACTTCAAATCAACAAGTATTTATTATAATACAAGTTCTATTGAGCATCATACCATAAAGTCGGACAGGATGGCATTTTCCCTGCTGAATTTAAGAAAAGAAAAAAAGTGAAAAAATGATTTTTTATTAGTTTGAGGCTTTTTTTTGAATGTCATGCACACATTAATGATTTTTTTAATATGCCCGCAGCGTCAAGAAGGCTTTTTTACTAATTCATCAAAATTTTCTTTTGAAATTTTGCAATATGTAATGATTCAGGAGTGAACATCTCGCCGCATTTGCCGACTAATATCTCTTACACCGCCATGCAGCATTGGTACGGGGTTCAGGCGCTGAATGTCTATTTTTGTTCCTCCCAGTGTTCAATGTTTTCCCCTAGTTAGGTTTATTGTTTTATTGATTGTCTTATGCTTTGGCAAAATAAAAAACTTGGCGGGGGTAGCGCCAAGTTTTTTCGGATCTTGATCTGATAGAGGGGTTGGGGAACAGAGAGTAGGTATCTCTCTATAATTAAATGATAATGATTATCAATATCAATGTCAATCGTTTTTTAACATTTTTTCAATTATTAAAAAAAACGGCCTTTCAGCCGCTTAAATCAATCCATCCTGCTCATATAAATAAGAGTAAGGCAAGTCTATAAATAAATACATCTGATCATCCATCGGATACGAAAACGTTCTGATCATTTCACCAGTTTCCAAATCGCTGTACAAATCACTGAAAAACCCTTTTCTGAGGTTTCTCATTCTCATGATATTCTCCAAAAAATAAGGACGCCAACTCCAATTCTTTTCCGCGTATTCCGGCTGGTAAATCCACTCTCCATCCTGTTTAAACACATTTCCCGTCAGCTGGTCGCCTTCTTCATCACACATGTAAATTCTAAAGCTGCAATCTGTCAGCTCTTTTGCGAGTTTTTTTATAAAGTCATCATCAGAAGACAAGTTGTTTTTTCTTAAAGATGTCACAGCTTGATGGACTCGTTTGTAAAACTGTTCGGAGTGCTCATAGACGGTTTCAAGCTTCTTTTTCTCATGTGTGATAAATTGGTGAAACTCAGCTTTAAGTCTTTGCTTCAATACATCTCTCTGTGGAAACGTTTCAGAAGGAGACAACAAGTAATACCCCTGAAAATAGCGGCCGCCGTTTCTCCAAGCGTATTGAAGCTGGAAGTTCGCCTCAATATCTTCATACAGCAGTGCTGCACCGATTTTTCTCGCTAATAAAGATATGCTGTACAGCACATGCTCATATGATGGTGACGGCTGTGATATTTTCAGCGCCTGCAAATCGATTTTTAACAGATCTGGTGAAAGCAGTGCGATTCTGTCCAGGTTGCTGCTTTCTTTCCCGATGTTATCAACTGCGATTTTAATTCCGTATGTACGATAGTAGGCAAGCATATGGTAGAGCTGCTCAATATCCCCTTCAAAATTGTGCTCCGTAATTTCAAGCACAAAACGATGAAGTTCGATTCCCTTTGCTTCATACTCTTTCAGAAGCTCCAGAAAGCTTTCACCATGATCAAGCATCAGCAGATTGGCGTCCTGATTCATAAAAATCAGCAGATCAGAATCAGCCTCTAAAAAGCGGTCAAGAGCTTGGCGGATAATTCTGTTATCCACCTCTAATTTATATTCTTCGGGTATCCCCGCGTCTAAAAAAAAGGGCCCGAGACTTTGGATTTCTGAATCTGCCATTATACGCCCAAGCACCTCATACCCAACGATTTTCTGCTCCTCAGCACTGAAAATCGCTTGGTAATATGGAAGGACATCATCAATGTTCGTTAAAATATCAAGTGGATCCAACATGTTATCACCTGCTTCTCTATCTTTGTCTGATTATACCACATTGAATCCAAAGTTTAATATGCTTTAAAATGGATAAGGATTGAGCCATTGCCCCCCATCTAGAGTGACACATTCCCCATTCATATAGGAAGCTTCATCAGAAAGCATAAACGCGGCTAAAGATGCGATTTCCTCCGGTGTGCCGAGCCGGCCGAGCGGCACACTGTTCAGCGTTCGGGCTCTCGCTTTTTCTGATTCAAATAGTTTCTCCGCACCGCCTGTTCGTTCAATTGGGCCGGGTGCAATCGCGTTTGTGCGAATGCCGTATTGGCTCCCCCACTCCACGGCCAGCGTTCTTGTCAATGACAATACCCCTGCTTTCGCTGCAGCGGAATGGACGACCCCCGCTCCCGCTCCCCAAGCGTATGTGGCGGCCATATTTAAAATGACGCCCTGCTTCTGCTTCTCGATCCAATGTCTGGCTGCAGCTTGGCTGCAAAAAAATGTGCCGTTTAAGACAATCTCAATTACGGCTTTCCATCCATTGGGCGTCAGCTTTTCTGCCGGGCAAATAAAGTTTCCGGCCGCATTGTTGATCAACGCATCAAGCCGCCCAAATGCTTTTATCGCTTCTGTCATCATGTCAGAAGCGGCGGAATCAGAACGGACATCCATTTGAAAACAGGCGACCTGTCCCTCAAAGGTTTCAATGTCTCGTTTCGTTTCTGCGAGTGCTTCCTCGTTCCTCCCTGTCACCATAACGTACCAGCCTAATTCAGCCTGTCTTTTTGCCATTGCTTTTCCCATGCCGCTTGACCCGCCGGTAATAACAACCGCCTTTTTTTCCATGATTTCTCCCCCTTGTTATGAATGAGTATTCATTCAATTTTATTCTATCATGATATGCCGGCTTTTGTCAGTACATGCTGATATGAGATTTTTTCAAGATACAGATGATATAATAGAAAAACTCTATTAAAGGTTGGTTTGAAATGAAAAAGATGTCCAGAAGGCAATTTCTAAAAGGAACGTTCGGGGCTCTTGCTGCAGGAGCTTTAGCGGCCGGCGGCGGATACGGCTATGCCAGATATCTGGAGCCGCATATGATCGAGACAACCGAACACACAATCAAAAGCTCTCTCATCCCGCACGGATTTGACGGTTTCAAAATCGTGCAGTTTAGTGATACACACTTGAGTGATTCTTTTACTCTTGAAGATTTAAAGACTGTTATCCAGTCAATTCATGAATCTAAACCTGATCTCATTGTGTTTACAGGTGATATCATCGATAATCCTGATACGTACCAGCAACATCAGGCAGTCATTCCATTATTGAGAAAACTATACGCGCCCTTTGGCAAGTTTTGTGTTTACGGCAATCATGATCACGGAGGCTATGGAACTGCCGTTTACAAAAGCCTGATGACGGCCGGCGGTTTTACGGTATACCGCAATGGCTATCAAACATTGTCGCTTGCAGATGGCAGCAAAATCGAGATTGCATCACTTGATGACTTAATGCTAGGAAGCCCGGACTATGAAGGCATCCTTTCAAGGCTAAGTGACAGACTTTTTTCTATTCTGCTCGTCCATGAGCCTGATGCAGCGTTAAAAACAACAGGCTATCCGGTGAACCTTCAGCTTTCCGGCCATACACACGGCGGCCAGATTCAGCTTCCTTTTTACGGGCCGATTATTACACCTCCTTATGGAAAGGTCTACACAGAGGGAATGTATCAGACAGGCAGCACCCATATTTACGTGAACCGCGGCCTCGGGATGACCAGATTGCCTTTGCGGTTTCTGGCCAAGCCTGAAATCTCTGTCTTTACCTTAAAAAGCGCAAATTAATGTAGCAGGATGGGCTCCTCATCAATACTTATAAGTAAAAAAGAGAGGATGAGGAAACTGCTTACGTACCAGGTAAAGCAAGGTGAAACACTAAGCAGCATCGCGGCTGATTTCAGAATCAGCACCGCTTCATTACTCAATGCTAATCCGTCACTGCAGGCAGGGCTCACTGCGGGACAGTCCATTGTCATCCCCGGCCTCCCGGACCCTAATACGATTCCGTATCATATCTCAGTCTCAATCGGCGCGAAGACCCTTACGCTGTTCCAGAATAATCGAATAATGAAGACCTATCCGATTGCGGTCGGCAAAATACTGACCCAAACGCCGACTGGAGAATTTTATATTATTAACCGCCAGCGCAATCCCGGCGGCCCATTCGGCGCTTATTGGCTAAGCCTTTCTAAGCAACACTACGGAATACACGGGACGAATAATCCTTCTTCGATTGGCAAGGCTGTCTCTAAAGGCTGCATTCGTATGCATAACAAAGATGTGATCGAACTCGCTTCAATTGTGCCAAACGGAACAAGAGTCATGATTAACCGGTAATGTTTTCTTATTTGTTTCAAAAACAGGCGGTTTATAATATGATAAAGTGGGACCTTTAGGGTAAGGAGCGTTTTTATGGATATATTTAAAAATCGTAATTTTGTTCGTCTATTTTTCGCAGCACTCGCTTCTCAAATGGGGACGACAGTAGGCAACATGGCATTTGCTTTTTTCTTGCTGGACCGCTTCAGCAGCCAGCCTTCATATACGACCTTGGCGGAGCTGATGTATTCTCTTCCGACCGTATTTGTATTTCTGATCGTGGGAGTCGTCGCGGACCGGTTTGACAGAAAAAAGGTGGCGGAAAACTGCGATTGGATTAGAGCAGGTCTGACTGTCGTCCTTTTTTTCACTTTATTTACCGGCAATATTCCTCTTGTTTTCTGTATTTTATTTGTCAGAAGCGCTGTCACGAAGTTTTTCTTTCCGGCAGAAAACAGTTTGGTACAAGCCATCCTGCCAAAGGAGCATTATGCCAAAGCAGCTGGGCTTAATCAGATGCTCTTTAGTATTTTTATGGTGTTCGGAGTCGGAATAGGTGCTTTTATGTACAACACAATCGGAATTGAAGGCGCCATTATTCTCGATTTTGTCAGCTTTATCATTTCCGGGCTGCTGATCCGCAGTTGCCGAATTCCAAAGGAAGCCCGACAGCCAAATGGCGCATTCAGCTGGAGAAAAGCCTCTGTTAAAGATTCAATAAATGATTTTAGAGAAGGCATTCTCTATATATCAAAAAACAAACTGCTGGCATCCCTGATTTTCGGCTTCTTCATTTTTGGATTTGTCAACGGGGGATTCGCCGTATTGCCGATGTTTACAATGAAATATGGATTGGCGCCCGACCGTTATGAATGGCATACGTCTGTATTTACGATCGCACTCGGTTTTGGGCTGCTGGCGGGAAGTGTTCTCGGCACGATCATCTCAAAAAAAGTGAAACCCCATTTTTTAATGTCGATACCGATTTTTATCGCAGGTTTGCTGATTTTTGTCCTCGGCTACACAAATGTGTTATGGGTATATTACGCGGCAGCATTTGTCCTCGGAATGTGCATCGGACCGGTCAACATTGCGATCGGAGGCTGGATGCCAAAGATTGTTCACCCTAAGCTGATGGGACGTGTAAGCGGGTTGCAGGACCCTTTTATGATGTTTGCACAGTCACTGACACTCGGCTTAGTTGCGCTGTTATTCCCTAAATTTGTTTCAAACATTGATTATCTTTATTACGGCATGGGCGTTATCACCCTGCTTGTTTTTATTTTTTATTTTGTTGCACTGCCAAAATACAGTGCACAGGCTGTGGAAGTCAATGTTCAGGAAGTCTTTCAAGAGCAGCCCAAAAAGAAAGTAAAATCTGTATAATTTAAGTTGTTAATGCGCTTTTTTTCTCAGAAAAAAGCGCATTTTCACATTCAATATTTGCATTTCAACTTTAAAAAAGTATAATCTAATCATATAGAATTTGATAAGAGCAAAGGAGAGAAATAATGGACGACCATGCATATACGAAAGATCTGCAGCCAACCGTAGAAAATCTTTCAAAAGCAGTTTACACTGTGAACCGCCATGCAAAAACCGCCCCTAACCCTAAATACCTATATCTGCTGAAAAAACGGGCTTTGCAAAAGCTTGTCAAAGAAGGTAAAGGAAAGAAAATAGGGCTTCATTTTTCAAAAAATCCAAGGTTCAGCCAACAGCAATCGGACGTGCTTATCTCAATCGGAGACTACTATTTTCACATGCCTCCAACGAAAGAAGACTTCGAACATCTTCCGCATTTAGGTACACTTAATCAATCGTACCGAAATCCTAAAGCTCAAATGTCTTTAACAAAGGCGAAACACCTATTGCAAGAATATGTCGGCATGAAAGAAAAGCCGCTTGTGGCAAATCGCCAGCAGCCAACTTATCATAAACCCGTCTTTAAAAAACTCGGCGAGAGTTACTTTTAACATAAAAACAGCCGTGCCCCCTCGGGCATCGGCTGTTTTTATTTATTCGATAACATACGTATCCACTTTTTTAATCAAATCACTGATCTCAGGCTTACTGATCTGTTCATCTGCGCCAACGACTTCCCCGCGGTGACGCAAATCATCGGTAATTAGCGATGAGAAAATCATAACCGGCACGTCTGAACTTTTCGGATTTTCCTTCAGCAGCTTTGTGAGCCTGTGTCCATCCATTTTTGGCATTTCAATATCAGTGATAATCATATCAATCTGATCAGATAAATCCGTTTCGTTTTCAGCAAGGTCCATGATATACTCATAGGCCTCTTTTCCGTTTTCAAACGAAGAAATATTATTGTACCCAGCCTCTTTTAATTCATCCTGCAAGAGGCGCATTAAGAGCGGTGAATCCTCTACAATAATAAGCTTTTTATCAGCTCTTCTTTGATCGAAGCCCTCGGTATGCATATTGTACGTATCCACACCTGAGTCTGATTCAATATCATAAATAATTTTTTCATAATCAGGCAAAAAGATCATCAGGTTTTCGAGCTTAATAATCCCGGTAAGATGCCGCTCCATTCCTTGGTTTAACGATGTCGGCTTTTCAATTGCTTCCCAGGATACTCTGTGAATTTGAGACACAGAGCCGACATGGAAAACAATTTTCCGTTTATTAAATTCAGTTACGATATATTTCTCATCTTTTGATCCGTCAGGCTCCACTCCAAAAAATGAGAAGAGGCTGATCACAGGGAGAATTTCTCCTCTGAGCTTGATCATTCCTTCTACATGCTGATGAGAGTGAGGCACAGATGTTACCTCAACCGGCTGAATAATTTCCCTTACTTTCATGACGTTAATTCCGAAAGCATTATCGCCCACGCCAAACTTCACAATTTCCAATTCATTTGTTCCAGAATCCAATAAAATTTCGTATTGTTGTAACGACACTTCAATCCCTCGCTATTCGCATTCAGTATTGTACTGTATATATCGGCGTAAATTGTAAAAAGTGAATGGTATGGCTCTTCAAAATCGGATTCGGAGAGCGTTAAGACGCGTTTCTCTAAAAAAGAAACTTTTTTCCTACTAACCATTGACTTTCCAACTAGCAGTGATAAAATAGTCAAGGATTTTTCCAAAGAAGGGTGTAAATAATGGGTACCTTAGTAATATTCAAAGAAAATGAAATGACTGTTTTAGAAGATATCAGTGAAGAGACTTACCTGCATATGAAGAAAGAATCAGCTGACCTTCAAGAAGAGCATCCCCCGTATATGACTTGGCACGAAGACCTTCACTTTGATTATGGTTATTAATGAAAGCAGCACATATAAACAATAATAGAACATGATACAATAAAGACAATCAAAACGCTGGTTGTCTTCTTTTTTTCTGTAAAGAAAGGTATGTTTAGAAAAAAGGCGCATACAATCGAAATATATCGGCTAAAAAGGTGACAAATAGCCAGCTAGTGGTAAAATAGGATAAACTCATTATATTTGTTAAGGTGATGAATTATGGAACATTTGCTGAATCCGAAAGCAAGAGAAATTGAAATTTCAGGAATACGCAAATTCTCAAATCTTGTAGCCCAACACGAAGATGTCATTTCACTAACAATCGGCCAGCCAGACTTTTTTACGCCGCATCATGTGAAAGCTTCCGCAAAAAAAGCCATTGATGAAAACGTGACGTCATATACTCCGAACGCCGGCTACCTGGAGCTGAGACAAGCTGTACAAATTTATATGAAGAAAAAAGCGGATTTCAACTATGATGCTGAATCTGAAATCATCATCACAACAGGCGCAAGCCAAGCCATTGATGCCGCATTTCGGACGATGTTATCTCCTGGTGATGAAGTCATTATGCCGGGCCCGATTTATCCAGGCTATGAACCGATTATCAATTTGTGCGGCGCTAAGCCTGTTATTGTTGATACTAGGTCTCACGGCTTTAAGCTTACTGCCCGCCTGATTGAAGAGGCTCTGACTCCTAACACCAAGTGTGTCGTGCTTCCTTATCCGTCGAACCCTACCGGTGTGACTTTATCTGATGAAGAGCTGAAAAGCATCGCTGCCCTTTTAAAAGGCAGAAATGTCTTCGTATTATCTGATGAAATATACAGTGAATT
The Bacillus vallismortis genome window above contains:
- a CDS encoding L,D-transpeptidase family protein, with protein sequence MLTYQVKQGETLSSIAADFRISTASLLNANPSLQAGLTAGQSIVIPGLPDPNTIPYHISVSIGAKTLTLFQNNRIMKTYPIAVGKILTQTPTGEFYIINRQRNPGGPFGAYWLSLSKQHYGIHGTNNPSSIGKAVSKGCIRMHNKDVIELASIVPNGTRVMINR
- a CDS encoding MFS transporter; amino-acid sequence: MDIFKNRNFVRLFFAALASQMGTTVGNMAFAFFLLDRFSSQPSYTTLAELMYSLPTVFVFLIVGVVADRFDRKKVAENCDWIRAGLTVVLFFTLFTGNIPLVFCILFVRSAVTKFFFPAENSLVQAILPKEHYAKAAGLNQMLFSIFMVFGVGIGAFMYNTIGIEGAIILDFVSFIISGLLIRSCRIPKEARQPNGAFSWRKASVKDSINDFREGILYISKNKLLASLIFGFFIFGFVNGGFAVLPMFTMKYGLAPDRYEWHTSVFTIALGFGLLAGSVLGTIISKKVKPHFLMSIPIFIAGLLIFVLGYTNVLWVYYAAAFVLGMCIGPVNIAIGGWMPKIVHPKLMGRVSGLQDPFMMFAQSLTLGLVALLFPKFVSNIDYLYYGMGVITLLVFIFYFVALPKYSAQAVEVNVQEVFQEQPKKKVKSV
- a CDS encoding YkyB family protein, with translation MDDHAYTKDLQPTVENLSKAVYTVNRHAKTAPNPKYLYLLKKRALQKLVKEGKGKKIGLHFSKNPRFSQQQSDVLISIGDYYFHMPPTKEDFEHLPHLGTLNQSYRNPKAQMSLTKAKHLLQEYVGMKEKPLVANRQQPTYHKPVFKKLGESYF
- the cheV gene encoding chemotaxis protein CheV, coding for MSLQQYEILLDSGTNELEIVKFGVGDNAFGINVMKVREIIQPVEVTSVPHSHQHVEGMIKLRGEILPVISLFSFFGVEPDGSKDEKYIVTEFNKRKIVFHVGSVSQIHRVSWEAIEKPTSLNQGMERHLTGIIKLENLMIFLPDYEKIIYDIESDSGVDTYNMHTEGFDQRRADKKLIIVEDSPLLMRLLQDELKEAGYNNISSFENGKEAYEYIMDLAENETDLSDQIDMIITDIEMPKMDGHRLTKLLKENPKSSDVPVMIFSSLITDDLRHRGEVVGADEQISKPEISDLIKKVDTYVIE
- a CDS encoding aminotransferase A; protein product: MEHLLNPKAREIEISGIRKFSNLVAQHEDVISLTIGQPDFFTPHHVKASAKKAIDENVTSYTPNAGYLELRQAVQIYMKKKADFNYDAESEIIITTGASQAIDAAFRTMLSPGDEVIMPGPIYPGYEPIINLCGAKPVIVDTRSHGFKLTARLIEEALTPNTKCVVLPYPSNPTGVTLSDEELKSIAALLKGRNVFVLSDEIYSELTYDRPHYSIATHLRDQTIVINGLSKSHSMTGWRIGFLFAPKDIAKHILKVHQYNVSCASSISQKAALEAVTNGFDDALIMREQYKKRLDYVYDRLVSMGLDVVKPSGAFYIFPSIKSFGMSSFDFSMALLEDAGVALVPGSSFSKYGEGYVRLSFAYSLDTLREGLDRLEIFILKKRESMQTINNGV